In a genomic window of Roseiflexus castenholzii DSM 13941:
- a CDS encoding MerR family transcriptional regulator, whose protein sequence is MIDARPIDDEWLSLTEASELLGVAASTLRRWGDAGKVPMKRTLGGHRRFSRAGLLKVMEEAQPHVSPSTPAPLSFLRFDAHAMARADWHSRLMTHSNADRMRGLGQRLLGLLIQYINRQEEDERFLNEARVIGSGYGRETRDAGVSMHDTVQAFLFFRNSFARLAMPVPGITQPNDLDQAVALHARIDRFMDAVLLGAITGYEQQE, encoded by the coding sequence ATGATCGACGCCAGACCAATCGACGACGAATGGCTGTCGCTGACAGAAGCCAGTGAATTGCTCGGCGTGGCGGCATCGACACTGCGCCGTTGGGGGGATGCCGGAAAGGTGCCGATGAAGCGCACCCTCGGCGGTCATCGTCGTTTTTCGCGGGCAGGGCTGCTGAAAGTGATGGAAGAAGCGCAGCCGCACGTCTCCCCCTCCACGCCGGCGCCGCTGTCGTTCCTGCGGTTCGACGCGCACGCCATGGCGCGCGCCGACTGGCACTCGCGCTTGATGACGCATTCCAATGCCGACCGTATGCGTGGTCTCGGGCAACGTTTGCTGGGTTTGTTGATCCAGTACATCAACCGTCAGGAGGAGGACGAACGGTTTCTGAATGAAGCGCGCGTAATCGGTAGTGGTTATGGGCGCGAAACGCGCGATGCCGGCGTCAGTATGCACGATACGGTGCAGGCGTTTCTGTTCTTCCGCAACTCGTTTGCGCGACTGGCGATGCCGGTGCCCGGCATTACTCAACCGAACGACCTGGATCAGGCGGTCGCTCTCCATGCGCGGATCGATCGTTTCATGGACGCAGTGCTGCTGGGAGCGATCACCGGGTATGAGCAACAAGAGTGA
- the hemA gene encoding glutamyl-tRNA reductase → MHITLIGVHQRNTPVTVRERLAFSLRELPDALLALRRYVEEGIILSTCNRVEVCAVTHDSVGGDAALKSFLAEQRGVDQAVFVPSLYIYHNEAVVRHLYRLAAGLDSMVLGEDQIVGQIKEALAIAHASGAIGPVLHRVLHGALAAGKRARTHTGIASGHVSVVSVAIDALRQHADLLKQGRALVIGAGHMAELTLKHLIAEGCSAITVINRTETRASALAQRYGVAWRPWGDLSDALAMSDMVVSCTSAPGIVVSWQMVERAAVGRSVPLLLFDLAVPRDIDQRVVEIPGVHLYDVDALEPICVTNRAMRAAEAQRAEAIIDGEVAKFMEWWVAQQAVPTIRALRERAEAIRDAEIRRALARCPELSPQQRETVVALSTAIINKLLHEPIVALRDPEAGSELVSAVRRLFNIDDATVHPSAKVT, encoded by the coding sequence ATGCACATAACCCTGATCGGTGTGCATCAGCGCAATACGCCGGTGACGGTGCGCGAGCGGTTGGCATTCAGCCTCCGTGAGTTGCCCGACGCGCTCCTGGCGTTGCGTCGATATGTCGAAGAAGGGATCATCCTCTCGACATGCAACCGGGTTGAGGTGTGCGCTGTGACACACGACAGCGTGGGGGGCGATGCGGCGTTGAAATCGTTCCTCGCGGAACAACGTGGCGTTGATCAGGCGGTGTTCGTCCCTTCACTCTACATCTATCACAATGAAGCAGTCGTGCGCCATCTCTATCGTCTGGCTGCCGGTCTCGACTCGATGGTGCTTGGCGAGGATCAGATCGTCGGGCAGATCAAGGAGGCGCTTGCCATTGCGCACGCATCTGGGGCGATTGGTCCGGTGCTCCATCGGGTGCTCCATGGAGCATTGGCGGCAGGGAAGCGCGCGCGCACCCACACCGGCATTGCTTCCGGTCATGTGTCGGTGGTGTCGGTTGCAATCGATGCCCTGCGCCAGCACGCCGATCTGCTGAAGCAGGGGCGTGCGCTGGTCATCGGCGCCGGGCATATGGCAGAACTGACGCTGAAACATCTGATCGCCGAAGGGTGCTCCGCCATCACTGTTATCAATCGCACGGAGACGCGGGCCAGCGCGCTGGCGCAGCGGTATGGCGTCGCATGGCGACCATGGGGCGATCTGAGCGATGCGCTGGCGATGAGCGATATGGTGGTCAGTTGTACGTCGGCGCCGGGTATCGTGGTGTCATGGCAGATGGTGGAACGCGCCGCAGTCGGGCGTTCTGTTCCGTTGCTCCTCTTTGACCTTGCGGTGCCGCGTGATATCGATCAGCGTGTGGTGGAGATACCTGGCGTGCACCTCTACGATGTGGATGCGCTCGAACCGATCTGTGTGACCAACCGCGCCATGCGCGCTGCCGAAGCGCAACGTGCGGAGGCGATCATCGATGGCGAAGTGGCGAAGTTCATGGAGTGGTGGGTGGCGCAACAGGCGGTTCCGACCATCCGCGCTCTGCGGGAGCGCGCCGAAGCCATCCGCGACGCCGAAATCCGGCGGGCGCTGGCGCGCTGCCCGGAACTCTCGCCGCAACAGCGCGAAACGGTGGTCGCGCTGAGCACGGCGATTATCAATAAACTGCTGCACGAGCCGATTGTGGCGCTGCGCGATCCGGAGGCGGGTAGCGAATTGGTGTCGGCAGTGCGGCGATTGTTCAATATCGATGATGCCACGGTTCACCCTTCTGCGAAAGTGACATAA
- a CDS encoding chlorite dismutase family protein, with translation MADQDHAAASAIPWFVQFTAFKVDPAWRRLPHTARAEGREAFAGVVEEYASSITTWAYSGIGLKIGVDLLLWRRGVDPKLMQEMTARLLRSGIGCYSEISYQLFGYTRSSVYTRRPTSQEQAIDLNDRQTYLIVYPFSKTTEWYLMSRDARQGMMNEHMRVGHEYADIRQVLLYATGIDDQEFVVAYETEDLPRFSQLVTDLRATEARRYTLRDTPIITAIHYPLRDALALIG, from the coding sequence ATGGCTGATCAGGATCACGCTGCTGCTTCCGCAATTCCCTGGTTTGTGCAGTTCACTGCGTTCAAGGTTGATCCTGCATGGCGTCGTTTGCCGCATACGGCGCGAGCCGAAGGGCGCGAGGCGTTCGCCGGTGTGGTGGAGGAGTATGCCTCCTCGATCACAACCTGGGCGTACAGCGGCATCGGCTTGAAGATCGGCGTCGATCTCCTCCTCTGGCGGCGTGGCGTCGATCCCAAATTGATGCAGGAGATGACGGCGCGCCTGCTGAGGAGTGGCATCGGGTGTTATAGCGAGATTTCATATCAATTGTTTGGCTATACCCGTTCCTCGGTCTACACCCGCCGCCCCACCAGTCAAGAGCAGGCGATCGATCTGAATGATCGCCAGACCTACCTGATTGTCTATCCGTTCAGCAAAACAACCGAATGGTACCTCATGAGCCGTGATGCCCGTCAGGGAATGATGAATGAGCATATGCGCGTTGGTCACGAGTATGCCGACATCCGGCAGGTGCTGTTGTATGCAACCGGGATCGACGATCAGGAGTTTGTCGTTGCGTATGAAACCGAGGACCTGCCGCGGTTCAGCCAGTTGGTCACCGATCTGCGCGCGACCGAAGCGCGCCGTTATACGCTGCGCGACACGCCGATCATTACTGCCATTCATTATCCTCTACGCGACGCGCTGGCGCTGATTGGATAA
- the hemE gene encoding uroporphyrinogen decarboxylase, which produces MTLHRFLAACRRQPTDATPVWFMRQAGRYMPEYRAIRERYGFLDMVKTPELAAEITMQPLLAFPVDAAIIFADILPLLEGIGLQLTYEQGEGPVIHNPLRSSADIAALRDADPRETVAYTIQAIRLVKRELEERAPLIGFSGAPFTLAAYAVEGGSSRDHRLTKALMYAEPQAWRDLMERLTTQVSAYLIAQIEAGADAVQLFDSWAGALAPGDYAEYVLPFVQQCIINVRAGCGVVPPPPIIYFGVGMSGMLGMLRQTDADVIGLDWRIYLDDGWAQVGPGVAVQGNLDPHTLLAPWSDVRRRAADILDRAASRPGHIFNLGHGIVPETPVDTVRRLAEFVHEYSAEETYD; this is translated from the coding sequence ATGACGCTTCATCGCTTTCTGGCGGCGTGTCGCCGCCAGCCAACCGATGCCACGCCGGTCTGGTTTATGCGCCAGGCAGGGCGCTATATGCCGGAGTATCGCGCGATCCGCGAACGCTACGGCTTTCTCGATATGGTGAAAACGCCGGAACTGGCTGCCGAGATCACCATGCAGCCGCTCCTTGCTTTCCCCGTCGATGCAGCGATCATTTTCGCCGACATTCTGCCGTTGCTCGAAGGGATCGGTCTTCAGTTGACTTATGAGCAGGGTGAAGGTCCGGTCATTCACAATCCGTTGCGCTCCTCCGCCGACATTGCCGCCCTGCGCGACGCCGATCCGCGCGAAACGGTCGCGTACACGATCCAGGCGATCCGTTTGGTGAAACGTGAACTGGAAGAGCGCGCGCCGCTCATTGGGTTCAGTGGCGCGCCGTTCACGCTGGCGGCGTATGCCGTCGAGGGAGGATCGTCGCGGGATCATCGCTTGACGAAGGCGCTGATGTATGCCGAACCGCAGGCATGGCGCGATCTGATGGAGCGTTTGACAACCCAGGTGAGCGCCTACCTGATTGCGCAGATTGAGGCTGGCGCCGATGCGGTGCAGCTCTTCGATAGTTGGGCAGGCGCACTCGCACCCGGCGATTATGCCGAATACGTGCTGCCGTTTGTGCAGCAATGTATCATTAATGTGCGCGCCGGTTGTGGGGTCGTTCCGCCGCCGCCAATTATCTACTTCGGTGTCGGCATGTCGGGTATGCTCGGTATGTTGCGTCAGACCGACGCGGATGTCATTGGTCTCGATTGGCGCATCTATCTTGATGATGGGTGGGCGCAGGTTGGTCCTGGCGTCGCGGTTCAGGGCAACCTCGACCCGCACACGCTCCTGGCGCCCTGGTCCGACGTCCGTCGTCGCGCCGCCGATATTCTCGACCGCGCGGCCAGTCGTCCAGGGCATATTTTCAACCTGGGGCACGGGATCGTGCCCGAAACGCCGGTTGATACTGTGCGTCGTCTGGCTGAGTTCGTTCATGAGTATTCAGCGGAAGAAACCTATGACTGA
- the hemH gene encoding ferrochelatase, with translation MTDHAPPTGIFLLAYGTPESLDDVEPYFTHIRGGRTPSPEAVANLRERYRLVGGRTPLKDLTFAVADRLQARLDAQSPGRYRVYVGMKHWHPFIAETVPRIARDGVREVVALVLAPHYSRMSVGGYRKYLDEANGALPQPLQVTFIERWHDDPGFRRLIADRITEARVTLPPDLRNEALVLFSAHSLPERILSWNDPYPDELRESASGIAALLGLTDWRLCYQSAGMTGEPWLGPDILDYLEELHNEGVRAVISAPFGFVADHLEVLWDIDHEAQEKAAELGMTLRRIRMPNADDEFVDVLVALLRAALGKRL, from the coding sequence ATGACTGATCACGCACCGCCAACGGGTATTTTTTTGCTTGCCTATGGCACGCCGGAGAGTCTCGACGATGTCGAGCCGTACTTTACCCACATTCGTGGTGGGCGCACGCCATCACCGGAGGCGGTGGCGAACCTGCGTGAACGCTATCGGCTGGTTGGTGGACGCACGCCGCTCAAGGACCTGACCTTCGCTGTGGCCGACCGGTTGCAGGCGCGGCTCGATGCGCAATCGCCGGGTCGGTATCGCGTCTATGTCGGCATGAAGCACTGGCATCCATTTATTGCCGAAACTGTGCCACGGATTGCGCGCGATGGGGTGCGCGAGGTTGTGGCGCTCGTTCTTGCGCCCCACTATTCTCGAATGAGCGTCGGCGGCTACCGCAAGTACCTTGACGAAGCGAATGGCGCGCTTCCGCAGCCGCTCCAGGTGACATTCATCGAACGCTGGCACGATGATCCAGGATTCCGGCGGTTGATTGCAGATCGCATCACGGAGGCGCGCGTCACCTTGCCTCCTGATCTGCGCAACGAAGCGCTGGTTCTCTTCAGTGCGCACAGTCTGCCGGAGCGCATTCTGTCGTGGAACGACCCATACCCCGACGAACTGCGTGAGAGTGCGTCCGGCATCGCGGCGTTGCTGGGCTTGACCGACTGGCGTCTCTGCTATCAGAGCGCGGGGATGACCGGCGAACCGTGGCTGGGTCCCGACATTCTCGATTACCTGGAAGAACTGCACAACGAAGGGGTGCGCGCCGTGATCAGCGCGCCGTTCGGGTTCGTTGCCGACCATCTCGAGGTGCTGTGGGACATCGACCACGAGGCGCAAGAGAAGGCTGCGGAGTTGGGGATGACGCTCCGCCGCAT